From Streptomyces sp. NBC_01754, a single genomic window includes:
- a CDS encoding right-handed parallel beta-helix repeat-containing protein, giving the protein MAQGTVQVTHTGTSRWRRRTGEYASLTAALEVAADGDVLTVAPGTYRENLVVHRAVTLRGTEGSAGSVRIAPVDGVPLTIRSTAVVRDLQVEGQDSAAPAVLVEEGAPELSDLRIVTRSAVGMEVRGGARPIVRRCGVDNPAGVGIAVLDGAGGVFEECEIVSAGQTGVWVRDGARPRLERCRVHHASGAGLSVTGDGSALEAVGCEVYEIKGTGVQVTSRGSAHLTDCTVHRTSADGVTLDTDAVLTLADCDIHDIPENAVDLRSRAVLTLTRSTVRRFGRNGLSVWDPGTRVDANQCEIHDSTGDYPAVWVSDGATVVLDSCRVHDVPDALFVLDRGSRADVVDSDLSQIRNTAVSVSDGATAQLDDCRIRDASTGAWFRDHGSGGTLNNCTVDGAQTGVIVTKGADPTIERCTVTSPAEAGFYVSAEGRGTFRSCRVTGSEGYGFHVMDGCRSTLSRCRTERCARGGYEFADGSGPGADGRTGGPVVEDCTSDESGVRPDAVAPAPAVLTSDRSTTGLLGTVPGPRTTEPARPAAPAPTDPAAEAPRGSGAVLGELDALVGLDSVKREVRALTDMIEVGRRRQLAGLKAASVRRHLVFTGSPGTGKTTVARLYGEILASLGVLDRGHLVEVSRVDLVGEHIGSTAIRTQEAFDRARGGVLFVDEAYALSPEDSGRDFGREAIDTLVKLMEDHRDAVVVIVAGYTHEMERFLTVNPGVASRFSRTITFSDYVPEELLRIVEQQSEEHEYSLAEGTGEALLKYFTALPKGPAFGNGRTARQTFESMVERHAGRVAQLTDPSTDDLTLLHPEDLPELP; this is encoded by the coding sequence ATGGCACAGGGCACGGTCCAGGTGACGCACACCGGCACATCGCGATGGCGCCGCCGCACGGGCGAGTACGCCTCCCTCACCGCGGCCCTGGAGGTCGCGGCCGACGGTGACGTACTGACCGTCGCCCCCGGTACCTACCGGGAGAATCTGGTCGTCCACCGGGCGGTGACCCTGCGCGGCACCGAAGGCTCCGCGGGTTCCGTCCGGATCGCGCCGGTGGACGGGGTGCCGCTGACGATCCGCTCCACCGCCGTCGTCCGTGACCTCCAGGTGGAGGGCCAGGACTCGGCGGCGCCGGCCGTGCTCGTCGAAGAGGGCGCGCCGGAGCTGTCGGACCTGCGCATCGTGACCAGGTCGGCCGTCGGCATGGAGGTGCGGGGCGGGGCCAGGCCCATCGTCCGCCGGTGCGGTGTCGACAATCCGGCAGGAGTCGGTATCGCCGTACTGGACGGTGCCGGGGGCGTGTTCGAGGAGTGCGAGATCGTCTCCGCGGGGCAGACCGGTGTCTGGGTCCGCGACGGTGCCCGCCCACGGCTCGAACGCTGCCGGGTCCACCACGCCTCGGGAGCCGGGCTGAGCGTCACCGGCGACGGGAGCGCTCTGGAAGCGGTGGGCTGCGAGGTGTACGAGATCAAGGGCACCGGAGTGCAGGTCACCTCCCGGGGATCGGCACATCTCACCGACTGCACCGTGCACCGCACGTCCGCGGACGGCGTCACCCTGGACACCGATGCCGTCCTCACCCTCGCCGACTGCGATATCCACGACATCCCGGAGAACGCCGTCGACCTGCGCTCGCGTGCGGTGCTCACCCTCACCCGCTCGACCGTGCGCCGGTTCGGCCGCAACGGCCTCTCGGTCTGGGACCCGGGCACGCGTGTGGACGCCAACCAGTGCGAGATCCACGACAGCACCGGTGACTACCCGGCGGTCTGGGTCAGCGACGGCGCCACGGTCGTCCTCGACTCCTGCCGGGTCCACGACGTGCCCGACGCCCTCTTCGTCCTCGACCGGGGCTCACGCGCCGACGTCGTGGACAGCGATCTCTCGCAGATCCGCAACACGGCGGTGTCGGTGAGCGACGGGGCCACCGCCCAGCTCGACGACTGCCGGATCCGTGACGCGTCGACCGGAGCGTGGTTCCGCGACCACGGCAGCGGTGGCACCCTGAACAACTGCACCGTCGACGGGGCCCAGACCGGGGTCATCGTCACCAAGGGCGCCGACCCGACGATCGAGCGCTGCACGGTCACCTCCCCCGCGGAGGCCGGTTTCTACGTCTCCGCCGAGGGCCGCGGCACCTTCCGGAGCTGCCGGGTCACCGGAAGCGAGGGGTACGGCTTCCATGTGATGGACGGCTGCCGCTCCACGCTCAGCCGCTGCCGTACCGAGCGGTGCGCACGCGGCGGTTACGAGTTCGCCGACGGCTCGGGCCCCGGCGCCGACGGCCGTACCGGCGGCCCGGTGGTGGAGGACTGCACCAGTGACGAGAGCGGAGTGCGGCCCGACGCCGTCGCCCCGGCTCCGGCGGTCCTGACCTCGGACCGCTCCACGACCGGGCTGCTCGGCACGGTGCCGGGGCCGCGGACCACGGAGCCCGCCCGGCCCGCCGCTCCAGCCCCGACGGACCCGGCTGCCGAGGCACCACGCGGCTCCGGTGCCGTCCTGGGCGAACTGGACGCGCTGGTGGGCCTGGACAGCGTCAAGAGGGAGGTACGGGCGCTGACCGACATGATCGAGGTGGGCCGGCGCCGTCAGCTGGCCGGCCTCAAGGCGGCGTCGGTGCGCCGTCATCTCGTCTTCACCGGATCCCCCGGCACCGGCAAGACCACGGTGGCCCGGTTGTACGGCGAGATCCTGGCCTCCCTCGGCGTGCTGGACCGCGGCCATCTGGTGGAGGTGTCCCGGGTCGACCTGGTCGGTGAGCACATCGGGTCCACGGCCATCCGCACCCAGGAGGCGTTCGACCGGGCGCGCGGCGGGGTCCTGTTCGTCGACGAGGCGTACGCCCTCTCGCCCGAGGACTCGGGCCGCGACTTCGGGCGGGAGGCCATCGACACCCTGGTCAAGCTGATGGAGGACCACCGGGACGCGGTGGTGGTGATCGTGGCCGGGTACACCCACGAGATGGAGCGCTTCCTGACCGTCAACCCGGGTGTGGCCTCCCGTTTCTCACGCACCATCACCTTCAGCGACTACGTACCGGAGGAGTTGCTCCGCATAGTCGAGCAGCAGTCCGAGGAGCACGAGTACAGCCTGGCGGAGGGGACCGGGGAGGCGCTGCTCAAGTACTTCACCGCGCTTCCCAAGGGCCCCGCGTTCGGTAACGGCCGCACGGCCCGGCAGACGTTCGAGTCGATGGTCGAGCGCCACGCGGGCCGGGTGGCCCAGCTGACGGATCCCAGCACGGACGACCTCACCCTGCTCCACCCCGAGGACCTGCCCGAGCTGCCCTGA
- a CDS encoding DeoR/GlpR family DNA-binding transcription regulator: MSENQNLLAEQRRALILDEVRKRGGVRVNELTRRLSVSDMTVRRDLDTLARQGVIEKVHGGAVPVAEASTHEPGFEAKSTLELSAKEDIARTAAAMVVPGSAIALSGGTTTFALARHLLEVPGLTVVTNSVRVADVFHDTQRPVPADGRSGAASVVLTGGARTPSDSLVGPVADRAIGSLHFDVLFLGVHGISVEAGLSTPNLAEAETNRRLVGAARRVVVVADHTKWGKVGLSSFASLDEVDTFVTDAGLSDEVRREMEEHLPGLVVAAGTPAS; the protein is encoded by the coding sequence TTGAGCGAGAACCAGAACCTGCTCGCGGAGCAGCGGCGTGCGCTCATCCTCGACGAGGTCCGCAAGCGGGGCGGCGTCCGGGTCAACGAGCTGACCCGGAGGCTGAGCGTCTCCGACATGACCGTCCGCCGGGACCTGGACACGCTGGCCCGGCAGGGTGTGATCGAGAAGGTGCACGGCGGGGCCGTCCCGGTGGCCGAGGCGAGTACCCACGAGCCGGGTTTCGAGGCCAAGTCGACGCTGGAGCTCAGCGCCAAGGAGGACATCGCGCGGACCGCGGCGGCGATGGTGGTGCCCGGCAGCGCGATCGCGCTGTCCGGCGGTACGACGACGTTCGCGCTGGCCCGTCACCTTCTGGAGGTTCCGGGTCTGACGGTGGTCACGAACTCGGTGCGGGTCGCCGACGTGTTCCACGACACGCAGCGCCCGGTGCCGGCCGACGGGCGGTCCGGCGCGGCCTCCGTGGTGCTGACCGGCGGGGCCCGTACGCCGTCGGACTCACTGGTGGGTCCGGTCGCCGACCGCGCGATCGGCTCGCTCCACTTCGACGTCCTGTTCCTGGGGGTGCACGGCATCTCGGTCGAGGCCGGTCTGTCGACCCCGAACCTCGCGGAGGCCGAGACCAACCGCCGCCTGGTGGGTGCGGCCCGCCGGGTCGTGGTGGTGGCCGACCACACCAAGTGGGGGAAGGTGGGGCTGAGTTCGTTCGCCTCGCTGGACGAGGTCGACACCTTCGTCACCGACGCGGGCCTGTCGGACGAGGTCCGGCGGGAGATGGAGGAGCACCTGCCGGGTCTGGTCGTGGCGGCCGGGACGCCGGCTTCCTGA
- a CDS encoding SRPBCC family protein: MAVFRIERFTHLPAAEAWRRVTDWGRHGDTVPFTSVSVRSAPPTRCGTVFVARTGMGPLGVDDPMEVVRWVPPAAGRAGLCELEKLGSLVRGRASIDVRPTGAGSHVIWVEELRVRLLPRAADPLLASAGRRVFGRVLTTLLDD, translated from the coding sequence GTGGCCGTCTTCCGGATCGAGCGCTTCACTCACCTTCCCGCCGCCGAGGCCTGGCGCCGGGTGACCGACTGGGGACGGCACGGGGACACCGTCCCGTTCACGTCGGTCTCGGTGCGGAGCGCCCCGCCCACCCGGTGCGGCACGGTCTTCGTGGCGCGTACGGGAATGGGGCCGCTGGGCGTCGACGATCCGATGGAAGTGGTCCGGTGGGTTCCGCCCGCGGCCGGACGGGCCGGGCTGTGCGAGCTGGAGAAGCTCGGCTCACTGGTGCGGGGCCGCGCCTCCATCGACGTACGTCCCACTGGTGCGGGCTCTCATGTGATCTGGGTCGAGGAGCTGCGGGTGCGGTTGCTGCCCCGCGCGGCCGACCCGCTGCTGGCGTCCGCGGGGCGGCGGGTCTTCGGGCGGGTGCTCACCACGTTGCTCGACGACTGA
- a CDS encoding PLP-dependent cysteine synthase family protein: MDTTGHGHDGAPTATMDVDRSDPGYRAWLKEAVRKVQADANRSADTHLLRFPLPERWGIDLYLKDESTHPTGSLKHRLARSLFLYALCNGWIRQGKPVIEASSGSTAVSEAYFAKLIGVPFIAVMPRTTSPEKCRLIEFHGGRCHFADDARRIYEESAALAAETGGHYMDQFTYAERATDWRGNNNIAESIYQQLRLERYPEPAWIVATAGTGGTSATIGRYVRYMQHDTLICVPDPENSCFFDGWTRDDPLATSDCGSRIEGIGRPRMEPSFVPGAIDRMMKVPDAATVAAVRVLERAIGRRAGGSTGTGLWSALRLVAEMVEQGRTGSVVTLICDPGDRYLDKYYSDSWLDDQGLDIRPYTATLDRFLATGTWA; encoded by the coding sequence ATGGACACCACTGGGCACGGGCACGACGGTGCGCCCACGGCGACCATGGACGTCGACCGCAGCGACCCGGGCTACCGGGCGTGGCTGAAGGAGGCGGTGCGCAAGGTGCAGGCGGACGCCAACCGCTCGGCGGACACCCACCTCCTGCGCTTCCCGCTGCCCGAGCGGTGGGGTATCGACCTCTACCTCAAGGACGAGTCGACGCATCCCACCGGCAGTCTCAAGCACCGGCTGGCCCGTTCGCTCTTCCTCTACGCCCTGTGCAACGGCTGGATCCGCCAGGGCAAGCCGGTCATCGAGGCGTCCAGCGGCTCCACGGCCGTCTCGGAGGCGTACTTCGCGAAGCTGATCGGGGTGCCGTTCATCGCCGTCATGCCCCGGACCACCAGCCCCGAGAAGTGCCGCCTCATCGAATTCCACGGCGGCCGCTGCCACTTCGCCGACGACGCCCGGCGCATCTACGAGGAGTCCGCGGCCCTCGCGGCCGAGACCGGCGGCCACTACATGGACCAGTTCACCTACGCCGAGCGGGCCACCGACTGGCGGGGCAACAACAACATCGCGGAATCGATCTACCAGCAACTGCGGCTGGAGCGGTACCCGGAACCCGCCTGGATCGTCGCCACGGCCGGCACCGGAGGCACCTCCGCGACCATCGGACGCTACGTCCGTTACATGCAGCACGACACCCTGATCTGCGTACCCGACCCGGAGAACTCCTGTTTCTTCGACGGCTGGACGCGCGACGACCCGCTGGCCACCAGCGACTGCGGCTCACGGATCGAGGGCATCGGCAGGCCCCGGATGGAGCCGAGCTTCGTCCCCGGCGCCATCGACCGGATGATGAAGGTCCCGGACGCGGCCACCGTCGCCGCCGTCCGCGTCCTGGAACGCGCCATCGGCCGCAGGGCCGGCGGGTCGACCGGCACCGGCCTGTGGAGCGCGCTCAGGCTGGTGGCCGAGATGGTGGAGCAGGGCAGGACCGGCAGCGTCGTCACCCTGATCTGCGACCCGGGCGACCGCTACCTCGACAAGTACTACTCCGACAGCTGGCTGGACGACCAGGGCCTGGACATCCGGCCCTACACCGCCACCCTCGACCGCTTCCTGGCCACCGGGACCTGGGCCTGA
- a CDS encoding ATP-binding protein: protein MISEPSRHCAVELQALPSRIGQVRRIISAQLRYWHLDPLIDHAALGVTELLTNVHRHAQPDKSCTVEIELLLDRLTVSVHDHDPRLPTVRDADSSATSGRGLAMIAAVSESWGVRPSDDSGKVVWFTLPAPSFVGALPPLPVYGSTTDGPFDAGQGTGVVVEPVAAPARARSAVVG from the coding sequence GTGATCAGCGAGCCAAGCAGGCACTGCGCGGTGGAGCTCCAGGCTTTGCCGTCGCGGATCGGTCAGGTCCGCAGAATCATTTCGGCGCAATTGCGCTACTGGCATCTCGACCCTCTCATCGATCATGCCGCGCTCGGCGTCACCGAACTGCTGACCAATGTCCACCGGCACGCCCAGCCGGACAAATCATGCACCGTCGAGATCGAGCTGCTGCTCGACCGCCTGACGGTCTCCGTCCACGACCACGACCCCCGGCTGCCGACCGTGCGCGACGCCGACTCGTCCGCGACCTCGGGTCGCGGCCTGGCGATGATTGCGGCTGTCAGCGAGAGCTGGGGCGTACGACCGAGTGACGACTCCGGAAAGGTCGTCTGGTTCACCTTGCCGGCGCCTTCCTTCGTCGGCGCTCTGCCTCCCCTCCCGGTGTACGGGTCGACGACCGACGGTCCCTTCGACGCCGGCCAGGGCACCGGCGTGGTCGTGGAGCCGGTGGCGGCACCCGCACGGGCTCGTTCGGCCGTCGTCGGCTGA
- a CDS encoding ROK family protein, protein MNGKSTTTRTKLERGRGALGPALELVHTGRAPTRAVLTSELGVTRATAGAVAAELEALGLIRVDSSPGSAAGSQGRPSHRLSVRDDGPVTLAAQVHSDGFRAALVGLGGRIVATAPGCVTVMADPAQVLGEVVEAGARLLRETGLRCVGAGLAVPSAVAEPEGNALNPLHLAWPAGAPVREIFTARVRAAGIAGPAFTGNDVNLVALAEHRHGAGRGAQHLLCVATGHRGVGGALVLDGRLHTGSSGLALEVGHLTAHPEGRSCHCGGRGCLDVETDPLAFLTAAGRTPGPEESLLKQAGDLLHTECADPAVRSAAEALIDRLGLGLAGLVNILNPDRIILGGFHRDLLEADPERLRAVVADRSLWGRSGSVPILSCTLSHNSLVGAAELAWQPVLDDPLTALA, encoded by the coding sequence ATGAACGGCAAGTCGACCACCACACGGACGAAGTTGGAGAGGGGCCGCGGCGCCCTCGGTCCGGCCCTGGAGCTGGTTCACACCGGCCGCGCCCCCACGCGCGCGGTGCTGACCTCCGAACTCGGCGTCACCCGCGCCACCGCGGGCGCCGTGGCGGCGGAACTGGAAGCACTGGGACTCATCAGGGTCGACTCCAGTCCGGGCTCCGCGGCCGGTTCACAGGGCCGCCCCTCCCACCGGCTGTCCGTCCGGGACGACGGACCGGTCACCCTCGCCGCCCAGGTGCACTCCGACGGCTTCCGCGCGGCGCTCGTGGGGCTCGGCGGCCGGATCGTGGCCACCGCGCCGGGCTGCGTCACCGTCATGGCCGACCCCGCCCAGGTGCTCGGCGAGGTCGTCGAGGCGGGGGCGAGGCTGCTGCGCGAGACCGGTCTGCGATGCGTCGGGGCCGGACTCGCCGTCCCCTCGGCGGTCGCCGAGCCCGAGGGCAACGCCCTCAACCCCCTGCATCTGGCCTGGCCCGCCGGCGCTCCCGTGCGGGAGATCTTCACCGCCCGGGTGCGTGCCGCCGGTATCGCCGGTCCCGCGTTCACCGGGAACGACGTCAACCTGGTCGCCCTCGCCGAACACCGGCACGGTGCCGGACGCGGCGCCCAGCACCTGCTCTGCGTGGCCACCGGCCACCGAGGTGTCGGCGGTGCCCTGGTCCTGGACGGCCGTCTGCACACCGGCAGTTCGGGCCTCGCTCTGGAAGTCGGCCACCTCACCGCTCACCCCGAGGGCCGCTCCTGCCACTGCGGGGGGCGCGGCTGCCTGGACGTCGAGACGGACCCGCTCGCCTTCCTCACCGCGGCGGGCCGGACACCCGGCCCCGAGGAATCACTCCTCAAGCAGGCCGGTGACCTGCTGCACACCGAATGCGCGGATCCCGCGGTGCGGTCCGCCGCGGAGGCGCTCATCGACCGGCTCGGCCTCGGCCTGGCCGGGCTGGTCAACATCCTCAACCCGGACCGGATCATCCTCGGAGGCTTCCACCGCGACCTGCTGGAGGCCGACCCGGAACGGCTGCGCGCGGTCGTCGCGGACCGCAGTCTGTGGGGCCGCAGCGGCAGCGTCCCGATCCTGTCCTGCACCCTGTCCCACAACAGTCTGGTGGGCGCGGCCGAACTGGCCTGGCAGCCCGTACTGGACGACCCGCTGACCGCGCTGGCCTGA
- a CDS encoding DUF6332 family protein has protein sequence MGRRTQAERDAMTVEIGYALVSGFLVAAATFAGISSPAFFLDLPVGVGHFLFGGGAVLGAAAFVIRVVHVLWRFPRSRSDLPQGAGRPIGPGPTGLDT, from the coding sequence ATGGGGAGACGTACGCAGGCCGAGCGGGACGCCATGACCGTCGAGATCGGCTACGCCCTGGTGAGCGGCTTCCTGGTGGCCGCGGCCACGTTCGCCGGGATCTCCTCTCCCGCGTTCTTCCTCGATCTGCCGGTCGGGGTCGGGCACTTCCTGTTCGGAGGCGGTGCCGTACTGGGCGCCGCGGCCTTCGTCATCCGCGTGGTCCACGTCCTGTGGCGCTTCCCCCGGTCCCGGTCCGACCTGCCGCAAGGGGCCGGTCGGCCGATCGGGCCGGGCCCCACCGGCCTTGACACGTAG
- a CDS encoding TetR/AcrR family transcriptional regulator, with protein MSAIRGARERARIEVTAAIKEEARRQLAADGAVKLSLRAVARELGMVSSALYRYFPSRDDLLTALIVDAYDAMGEAAESARATPGGSAGPHAARWAEVACAVRAWALAHPHEYALIYGSPVPGYTAPQDTVGPASRVGLVLIGLARDAHLGEGLAVARLPGELRPEAERMAADLAPDLPPAAVAALVAAWAQLFGLISFEVFGQFDRVVEARDLFFRQAARDLARSAGLPDGPAGDAGRPDDARP; from the coding sequence ATGAGCGCCATCCGAGGAGCCAGAGAACGCGCCCGCATCGAGGTCACCGCCGCCATCAAGGAGGAGGCGAGGCGGCAACTCGCCGCGGACGGAGCCGTGAAGCTCTCGCTGCGTGCCGTCGCCCGGGAGCTCGGCATGGTCTCCTCCGCCCTCTACCGGTACTTCCCCAGCCGCGACGACCTGCTCACGGCCCTCATCGTCGACGCCTACGACGCGATGGGTGAGGCCGCCGAAAGCGCCCGCGCGACCCCTGGAGGATCCGCCGGCCCGCACGCCGCGCGCTGGGCGGAGGTCGCCTGCGCCGTACGTGCGTGGGCCCTTGCCCACCCCCATGAGTACGCGCTGATCTACGGCTCACCCGTCCCCGGCTACACCGCCCCCCAGGACACCGTCGGCCCCGCCTCCCGGGTGGGGCTCGTCCTCATCGGCCTCGCCCGGGACGCCCACCTCGGCGAAGGCCTCGCCGTGGCCCGGCTGCCGGGCGAACTGCGCCCCGAGGCGGAGCGCATGGCCGCCGACCTGGCTCCCGACCTGCCCCCGGCCGCCGTGGCCGCACTGGTCGCGGCGTGGGCACAGCTCTTCGGCCTGATCTCCTTCGAGGTCTTCGGCCAGTTCGACCGCGTCGTCGAGGCGCGCGACCTCTTCTTCCGGCAGGCGGCCCGTGATCTCGCCCGCTCGGCGGGCCTGCCGGACGGCCCGGCCGGTGACGCCGGGAGACCGGACGACGCCCGCCCCTGA
- a CDS encoding nitroreductase family deazaflavin-dependent oxidoreductase translates to MSQPYYLRGSAFTVRMNSVIGWLARHGISLLGTAEMSVRGRKSGRMQRIPVNRHSYDGLQYLVSARGHSQWVRNMRAAGGGELRVGRKVRTFTAEEIADTEQKMLVLRAYLEKWGWEVNQYFQGVTAKSTDAELMAACPDHPVFRITVGN, encoded by the coding sequence ATGTCTCAGCCGTACTACCTCCGGGGAAGCGCGTTCACCGTCCGGATGAACAGCGTCATCGGCTGGCTCGCCCGGCACGGCATCAGCCTGCTCGGCACCGCCGAGATGTCGGTGCGCGGCCGGAAGAGCGGACGGATGCAACGCATCCCCGTCAATCGCCACAGCTACGACGGCCTCCAGTACCTCGTCTCCGCACGCGGCCACTCCCAGTGGGTGCGGAACATGCGGGCGGCGGGCGGCGGGGAGCTGAGGGTCGGCAGGAAGGTCCGTACGTTCACCGCGGAGGAGATCGCCGACACCGAGCAGAAGATGCTGGTCCTCCGTGCCTACCTGGAGAAGTGGGGCTGGGAGGTCAACCAGTACTTCCAAGGCGTCACCGCGAAGTCCACCGACGCCGAACTCATGGCCGCCTGCCCCGACCATCCGGTCTTCCGGATCACGGTCGGGAACTGA
- a CDS encoding geranylgeranyl reductase family protein produces the protein MSSENADAGREPEESSSVWDVVVVGAGPAGASAAYAAAVAGRRVLLLEKAGIPRYKTCGGGIIGYSRDSLPPGFELPLKDRIHAVTFSLNGKLSRTRRSKRMLFGLINRTEFDAGLVEEAQKAGAELRTGASVSRVEQHGPAVPDRRTVAVVLADGETVLARAVVGADGSAGRIGAHVGVKLDQVDLGLEAEIPVPETVAEDWAGRVLIDWGPIPGSYGWVFPKGDTLTVGVIAARGDGAGTKRYLDDFIGRLGLAGFEPKISSGHLTRCRSDDSPLSRGRVVVCGDAAGLLEPWTREGISFALRSGRLAGEWAVRIAESHDAVDARRQALNYAFAIKAGLGVEMGVGRRMLQMFERRPGVLHAVLTSFRPAWNAFAGITRGTTSLAELVRTHPLAQRAMSAMDRR, from the coding sequence GTGAGCAGCGAGAACGCAGACGCCGGACGTGAGCCGGAAGAGTCGTCGTCGGTATGGGACGTCGTCGTGGTCGGCGCGGGTCCGGCGGGGGCTTCCGCGGCGTATGCGGCGGCCGTCGCAGGCCGCCGGGTCCTGTTGCTGGAGAAGGCCGGGATTCCCCGCTACAAGACGTGCGGCGGCGGCATCATCGGATACTCCCGGGATTCCCTGCCTCCGGGGTTCGAGCTCCCCCTGAAGGACCGTATCCACGCGGTGACCTTCTCGCTCAACGGGAAGCTGTCCCGCACCCGCCGCTCCAAGCGCATGCTCTTCGGCCTGATCAACCGGACCGAGTTCGACGCCGGTCTGGTCGAGGAGGCTCAGAAGGCGGGTGCGGAGCTGCGCACCGGCGCGTCGGTGTCACGTGTCGAGCAGCACGGCCCCGCGGTCCCCGACCGGCGTACGGTCGCGGTGGTGCTTGCCGACGGGGAGACGGTCCTGGCCAGAGCGGTGGTCGGAGCGGACGGAAGTGCGGGCCGCATAGGGGCACATGTCGGGGTGAAACTCGACCAGGTGGACCTCGGTCTGGAGGCGGAGATCCCGGTCCCGGAGACGGTCGCGGAGGACTGGGCGGGGCGGGTGCTCATCGACTGGGGCCCGATTCCCGGGAGTTACGGCTGGGTCTTCCCCAAGGGCGACACCCTGACCGTCGGAGTCATCGCCGCTCGCGGCGACGGCGCGGGGACCAAGCGGTATCTGGACGACTTCATCGGCCGGCTGGGACTCGCCGGATTCGAGCCGAAGATCTCCTCGGGCCATCTGACGCGGTGTCGCAGCGACGACTCGCCGCTCTCCCGCGGCCGTGTGGTGGTCTGCGGGGACGCGGCCGGCCTGCTGGAGCCGTGGACCAGGGAGGGTATCTCCTTCGCCCTGAGGTCCGGGCGGCTCGCGGGGGAGTGGGCGGTGCGGATCGCGGAGTCGCACGACGCGGTCGACGCCCGGCGCCAGGCGCTCAACTACGCGTTCGCGATCAAGGCGGGCCTGGGCGTCGAGATGGGCGTCGGCCGCCGCATGCTCCAGATGTTCGAGCGCCGCCCCGGCGTGCTGCACGCGGTGCTCACGAGTTTCCGCCCGGCGTGGAACGCGTTCGCGGGGATCACCCGGGGGACGACCTCGCTCGCGGAGCTGGTGCGGACGCACCCGCTGGCCCAGCGCGCGATGTCGGCGATGGACCGCAGGTAG